Proteins encoded in a region of the Clostridium butyricum genome:
- a CDS encoding class I SAM-dependent methyltransferase encodes MGNLVEKEIKKCCICNKYTDTIYEIKFKELIGLAAEYKQHISVCKECGFIFISNPFSEEQLEKRYTDMSKYEYDSKEYCLNEEKTYIKRCERQYNFINSNIIDFDSMLEIGAASGYNLSLYRSNKDVLGIEPSQINCKKAKEIYEVDMFCGMFEKYIRNESHKKYDLIFLSHVLEHIVNPDNFIKAIKEINNKYIFIEVPGIDYKFMDEPFGIFCEEHVNYFTVESLTKIMKKNGYSIVDMNLIFGNNFRVPAGWPAISSLWIKDDVYELNLKFINNSINSLMNYISSSEKEFEKVKEIIDNIDDKAKIAIWGTGNHTSRLLGGTSLLKKNIIKFYDSDVRKNKFKMIGRNIEKFNVDDILKGRVDTILISTYVFQEQIKDYLYNMDVKCNIITLY; translated from the coding sequence ATGGGTAATTTGGTAGAAAAAGAAATAAAGAAATGTTGTATATGTAACAAATATACTGATACTATTTATGAAATAAAATTTAAAGAATTGATAGGACTTGCAGCAGAATATAAGCAACATATAAGTGTATGTAAGGAATGTGGATTTATTTTTATATCAAATCCCTTCTCAGAAGAACAACTAGAAAAAAGATATACAGATATGTCAAAATACGAATATGATTCTAAAGAGTATTGTCTAAACGAAGAAAAAACATATATAAAGAGATGTGAAAGGCAATATAATTTTATTAATAGTAATATTATAGATTTTGATTCAATGCTAGAAATTGGAGCAGCATCAGGATATAATCTGAGTTTGTATAGATCAAATAAAGATGTTTTAGGAATAGAACCGTCACAAATTAATTGTAAAAAGGCCAAAGAAATCTATGAAGTCGATATGTTTTGTGGAATGTTTGAAAAGTATATACGAAATGAATCACATAAAAAGTATGATTTAATATTCTTATCACATGTTTTAGAGCATATTGTTAATCCAGATAATTTTATAAAAGCAATAAAAGAAATAAATAATAAATATATATTTATTGAAGTACCGGGTATAGATTATAAGTTTATGGACGAACCTTTTGGTATATTTTGTGAGGAACACGTTAATTATTTCACTGTAGAAAGTTTGACTAAAATTATGAAAAAGAATGGATATTCTATAGTAGATATGAATTTAATATTTGGAAATAATTTTAGGGTTCCAGCAGGATGGCCAGCTATATCATCTTTATGGATTAAAGATGACGTATATGAGCTGAATTTGAAATTTATTAATAATAGTATCAATAGTTTGATGAATTACATTAGTAGTAGTGAAAAGGAATTTGAAAAAGTTAAAGAAATTATTGATAATATAGATGATAAGGCTAAGATAGCAATTTGGGGAACAGGAAATCATACATCTAGATTATTAGGAGGGACTAGTTTATTAAAAAAAAATATAATTAAATTTTATGATTCTGATGTACGAAAGAATAAATTTAAAATGATTGGTAGAAATATAGAAAAGTTTAATGTAGACGATATTTTAAAAGGAAGAGTGGATACTATTTTAATAAGTACATATGTGTTTCAAGAGCAAATAAAAGATTATCTTTATAATATGGATGTCAAATGTAATATAATAACGCTATACTAA
- the rfbF gene encoding glucose-1-phosphate cytidylyltransferase: protein MKVVILAGGYGTRISEESHLKPKPMIEIGGNPILWHIMKYYSYYGFNEFIICCGYKGYMIKEYFADYYLHRSDITFDFTENNKMTIHSNVAEPWKVTLVDTGLDTMTGGRLKRVQKYVGNETFMLTYGDGLCDIDINELLEFHKSINKIATITAVQPGGRFGVLDISKDNTTVNSFTEKSKEDGGWINGGYMVLEPRVFDYIKGDETLFEKEPLEELARKKMLSAFKHNGFWQCMDTKRDKEFLEKMLGEGEAKWVIW, encoded by the coding sequence ATGAAAGTTGTAATACTTGCAGGGGGATATGGGACAAGGATATCAGAAGAATCACATTTAAAACCAAAACCGATGATTGAAATAGGTGGAAACCCCATATTATGGCATATAATGAAATATTATTCATATTATGGATTTAATGAATTTATTATCTGTTGTGGATATAAGGGATATATGATAAAAGAATATTTTGCAGATTACTACTTACATAGATCTGATATTACTTTTGATTTTACTGAAAACAATAAAATGACAATTCATTCAAATGTAGCAGAACCATGGAAAGTAACATTAGTTGATACAGGATTAGATACAATGACTGGGGGACGTCTAAAGCGAGTTCAAAAGTATGTAGGCAATGAAACTTTTATGCTTACATATGGTGATGGTCTTTGCGATATTGATATTAATGAATTATTAGAGTTTCATAAAAGCATTAATAAAATAGCAACTATAACTGCAGTACAACCAGGAGGAAGGTTTGGGGTTTTAGATATATCTAAAGATAATACAACGGTGAATTCATTTACTGAAAAATCAAAAGAAGATGGAGGATGGATTAATGGTGGATACATGGTATTAGAACCAAGAGTATTTGATTATATTAAAGGGGATGAAACATTGTTTGAAAAAGAGCCATTGGAAGAATTAGCAAGAAAAAAAATGTTAAGTGCCTTTAAACATAATGGATTTTGGCAATGTATGGATACTAAAAGAGATAAAGAGTTTCTTGAAAAAATGTTGGGAGAGGGAGAAGCGAAATGGGTAATTTGGTAG
- a CDS encoding thiamine pyrophosphate-binding protein, whose product MKVAEYIANFFSDNGIKHIFTITGGGAMHLNDAFGHHNKIKCIYNHHEQACAMAAESYTRLTNKLSGVCVTSGPGGTNAITGVLGGWLDSIPMFIVSGQVKTTTTVRSTNLPLRQLGDQEFDITECVKTMTKYSYMVTNANEIRYHLEKALHLAITGRPGPVWLDIPLDIQSTNIDPEGLVGYNFEEDMEENFDEIDDSVINKILDRIEIAKRPVIIAGTGIRLSGSHKEFIKLIDKLNIPVVTAWNAHDNLWDEHRLYCGRPGTIGTRGGNFVVQNSDLLISLGCRLNIRQISYEWQKFAPKAYKIVIDIDKAELKKPTLNIDMPIHANVRDVILGLINNKTKFNTDNHREWLKWCKDVNKKYPVVQKKFYKNDVLTNPYVFMNDLFSCLEEDEVIVSGNGSACVCSFQAAYLKRGQRLFTNSGCASMGYGLPAAFGAAVATNGKRIICLDGDGSIQMNIQELQTIVYHNSNIKIFWLNNDGYHSIRQTQTNLFKKPLVGVNSENGVSIPSAEKIAVAYGIKFLQIKSNKDIKDIVKSSINTEGPVICEVILDSEQNFEPKLSSKILENGEIISPELDDMYPFLERNEYEKNIL is encoded by the coding sequence ATGAAGGTTGCAGAGTATATTGCTAATTTTTTTAGCGATAATGGAATAAAACATATTTTTACGATAACTGGAGGAGGAGCAATGCATTTGAATGATGCATTTGGACACCATAATAAAATAAAGTGCATATATAATCATCATGAACAGGCTTGCGCAATGGCAGCAGAATCATATACAAGATTGACGAATAAATTATCAGGAGTGTGTGTAACTTCAGGACCTGGTGGAACCAATGCTATTACAGGCGTGTTAGGTGGATGGTTAGATTCTATTCCGATGTTTATAGTTTCAGGTCAAGTGAAAACAACAACAACTGTTAGGTCTACAAATTTACCATTAAGACAATTAGGAGATCAAGAATTTGATATCACTGAATGTGTAAAAACAATGACTAAATATTCTTATATGGTTACAAATGCTAATGAAATAAGATATCATTTAGAAAAAGCATTACATTTAGCTATTACTGGAAGACCTGGACCGGTTTGGCTAGATATTCCGTTAGATATCCAATCTACAAATATTGATCCAGAAGGATTAGTTGGATATAATTTTGAAGAAGATATGGAAGAAAATTTTGATGAAATAGATGATAGTGTAATTAATAAGATATTAGATAGGATAGAGATAGCTAAAAGGCCAGTGATAATTGCAGGAACAGGTATAAGACTATCTGGTTCTCACAAGGAATTTATTAAATTAATAGATAAATTAAATATTCCAGTAGTTACAGCTTGGAATGCTCATGATAATTTATGGGATGAGCATAGATTATATTGTGGAAGACCGGGAACTATAGGTACTAGAGGTGGAAATTTTGTGGTACAAAATAGTGATTTATTAATATCACTAGGATGTAGATTAAATATAAGACAGATTAGTTATGAATGGCAAAAATTTGCTCCTAAAGCGTATAAGATAGTTATTGATATCGATAAAGCTGAACTAAAAAAACCTACTTTAAATATAGATATGCCTATTCATGCAAATGTTAGAGATGTTATTTTGGGATTAATTAATAATAAAACAAAATTCAATACAGATAACCATAGAGAATGGTTGAAATGGTGTAAAGATGTTAATAAAAAATATCCAGTAGTTCAAAAGAAATTTTATAAAAATGACGTTCTAACAAATCCATATGTATTTATGAATGATTTATTTAGTTGTCTTGAAGAAGATGAAGTTATTGTTTCAGGAAATGGTAGTGCATGTGTATGTTCGTTTCAAGCAGCATATTTAAAAAGAGGACAACGATTATTTACAAACTCAGGATGTGCTAGTATGGGATACGGATTACCAGCTGCTTTTGGTGCGGCAGTTGCTACAAATGGTAAAAGGATTATATGTCTTGATGGAGATGGCAGTATTCAAATGAATATTCAAGAATTACAGACTATAGTATATCATAATAGTAATATTAAGATATTTTGGCTAAATAATGATGGATATCATTCTATTAGGCAAACCCAGACTAATTTATTTAAGAAGCCATTAGTGGGAGTAAATAGCGAAAATGGAGTTAGTATTCCAAGTGCTGAAAAAATAGCAGTAGCATATGGAATTAAGTTTTTACAGATAAAATCTAATAAAGATATAAAAGATATAGTTAAAAGTTCAATAAACACTGAAGGACCAGTTATTTGTGAAGTTATTTTAGATAGTGAACAAAATTTTGAACCTAAGTTATCATCTAAAATTTTAGAAAATGGAGAAATAATATCACCAGAATTGGACGACATGTATCCATTTTTAGAAAGAAACGAA
- a CDS encoding glycosyltransferase: MDKEMIKQEIQRNIEEGLFDIAEDYIKQYRNIFGFDDEIASMEAIINIYSENYEDAMDIVRQGLKYNIYSSDLYYTMGNLYEINKKYENAYLCYEQALKFTEKEDVSKIIIENLNRLKEEENIKIHNYSIVILTYNQLEYTKVCIDSIRKYNSADNCEIIIVDNYSTDGTVEWLKDQGDIKYILNNENRGFPAGCNQGIELSQKDNDIFLLNNDTVIMPNSIFNLRMGLYSDENIGATGAISNSVSYYQQISQQYEDFNGYMTFAMSNNITNNKAYDQRVKLVGFAMLIKRNVLDKVGLLDERFTPGNYEDDDLSLRIIVEGYKLLLCKDSYIHHFGSVSFRENADKYNKLLKINSKKFMDKWGNTSENIFGLRYELVDKIDKSRLNLNEQTKILDLGCGIGGTLIAIKELLPNAKLYGVEEDKKIVDIVNKSKIEVKIANTEDMDFSNLIFDIILISKNNMNKYIEYLKQNINCNSQIIMENELKNQENIHFTGERLVINDFVRENYSDVMEEHLSRYKLASRYVKDKIVVDAACGSGYGSVILSNAGAKSIKGFDISKEAVCSARDNYRNYKNIEFEIGDVTKLNLSDNSTEVFVSFETIEHIQCGEELIREASRVLKDNGIFIVSTPNRNATNPGLMREERPQNKYHLFEYSPLEFIGNLSCEFDLIELYGQTVNENIEFAKNKYMRQIFGEKGLDYSDINNIKDYECRLINEFKNFEPMYLVAVCKKKTRDNTSYRKEEIKGNNYISDGEVEIYSLPNNSYLGEGFNINNTNAINIGSNVLIKDGCWLNDCFKSKEEKLKIIIKDGCQIGSRFSVSVSNRCIIEKNVIIGPNVYIADCEHNYKNVGMPIMNQGITSLKNEVVIGENSWIGINATIIGNVRIGKGCVVGANSYVTRSIPDYSVVGGSPAKILKMYDTVTQEWIRVRNKYDVERIINNRKKQPLISISIPTFNRGKELEKCLHSIFKQIGNDGLFEVLISNNNSEDNTEEIVKKYELLYDNITYNKNIDNIGGDNNIALVTKKAKGKYIMLHGDDDYFKDDTIYKLVNIINNNQEKSLFFINVLSCDNKVEDCDGINEFLKKTSINSGFISSIIMKRQEYEKVKEPFKFIDSGFNQIYLQYMILLKNPKCLIINSPIFTYEGNKPQGYNFGKVFIKNYLDILNYIKDYGLNEEVIKEEKLKIIQSTILPWYKNIIENKIDIDISGFYQYFYEYYKDESYFEQVSNIIEEIKRKSEL; encoded by the coding sequence ATGGATAAAGAAATGATAAAACAAGAAATACAGAGAAATATAGAAGAGGGCTTATTTGATATAGCAGAGGATTATATTAAACAATATAGGAACATATTTGGATTTGATGATGAAATAGCAAGTATGGAAGCTATAATTAACATATATAGTGAGAATTATGAAGATGCTATGGATATAGTTAGACAGGGATTAAAATATAATATTTATAGTAGTGATTTATATTACACTATGGGGAATTTATATGAAATAAATAAAAAATATGAAAATGCATATTTATGTTACGAACAAGCGTTAAAATTTACTGAAAAAGAAGACGTTAGTAAGATAATTATAGAAAATTTGAATAGATTAAAAGAAGAAGAAAATATAAAAATACATAATTATTCTATAGTAATATTAACATATAACCAGTTAGAATATACAAAAGTATGTATTGATAGTATAAGGAAATATAATTCTGCTGATAATTGCGAAATAATAATAGTGGATAACTATTCTACAGATGGAACCGTAGAATGGTTGAAAGATCAAGGAGATATTAAATATATACTAAATAATGAAAATAGAGGTTTTCCAGCTGGGTGCAATCAAGGAATAGAATTGTCACAAAAAGATAATGATATTTTTCTTTTGAATAATGATACAGTAATAATGCCTAATTCTATATTTAATTTAAGAATGGGATTATACTCTGATGAAAATATAGGTGCTACAGGGGCAATAAGTAATAGTGTATCCTACTATCAACAAATAAGTCAGCAGTATGAAGATTTCAATGGATACATGACTTTTGCAATGAGTAACAATATAACTAATAATAAAGCATATGACCAAAGAGTAAAGTTAGTTGGTTTTGCAATGTTGATAAAAAGAAATGTATTAGATAAAGTAGGGCTTTTAGATGAAAGATTTACTCCAGGAAATTATGAAGATGATGATTTAAGTTTAAGAATTATAGTAGAAGGATATAAACTTTTACTTTGCAAGGATAGTTATATACATCATTTTGGAAGTGTTAGTTTTAGGGAAAATGCAGATAAATATAATAAATTGTTAAAAATAAACTCTAAAAAATTTATGGATAAGTGGGGCAATACTAGCGAAAATATTTTTGGGTTGAGATATGAGCTTGTAGATAAGATAGATAAAAGTAGATTGAATTTAAATGAACAAACTAAGATTTTAGATTTAGGATGTGGTATTGGAGGAACATTGATAGCGATAAAAGAACTATTACCTAATGCCAAACTTTATGGTGTAGAAGAAGATAAAAAAATTGTAGATATAGTAAATAAGTCAAAAATAGAAGTCAAAATAGCAAATACAGAAGATATGGACTTTAGTAATTTGATTTTTGATATAATATTAATTTCAAAAAATAACATGAATAAGTATATTGAATATTTAAAGCAAAATATCAATTGTAATTCACAAATTATAATGGAAAATGAACTTAAAAATCAAGAAAATATACATTTTACAGGTGAAAGATTAGTTATTAATGATTTTGTACGTGAAAACTATAGTGATGTTATGGAAGAGCACTTAAGTAGATATAAATTAGCTAGTAGATATGTTAAAGATAAAATAGTTGTAGATGCTGCTTGTGGGAGCGGCTATGGTTCTGTTATCCTATCTAATGCTGGAGCTAAAAGTATAAAAGGGTTTGATATTTCTAAAGAAGCAGTTTGTAGTGCAAGAGACAATTATAGAAATTATAAAAATATAGAATTTGAAATAGGAGATGTTACTAAGTTAAATTTGAGTGATAATAGTACGGAAGTATTTGTTTCATTTGAAACAATAGAGCATATACAGTGTGGTGAAGAGCTGATAAGGGAAGCAAGTAGAGTTCTAAAAGATAATGGGATATTTATTGTATCTACACCAAACAGAAATGCGACTAATCCTGGATTAATGAGAGAAGAAAGACCACAAAATAAATATCATTTATTTGAGTATTCACCTTTGGAGTTTATAGGAAATTTATCTTGTGAGTTTGATTTGATTGAACTTTATGGACAAACTGTAAATGAAAACATAGAGTTTGCTAAAAATAAATATATGAGACAAATTTTCGGGGAAAAAGGGTTAGATTACTCAGATATAAATAATATAAAAGATTATGAGTGTCGATTAATAAATGAATTTAAGAATTTTGAACCCATGTATTTAGTTGCAGTTTGTAAAAAAAAAACAAGGGATAATACATCATACAGGAAAGAAGAAATAAAAGGTAATAATTATATAAGTGATGGAGAAGTTGAAATTTATAGTTTGCCTAATAACTCATATTTGGGGGAAGGTTTTAACATAAATAATACGAATGCTATAAATATAGGAAGTAATGTATTGATAAAGGATGGATGTTGGCTTAATGATTGCTTTAAAAGTAAAGAAGAAAAATTGAAAATAATAATAAAAGATGGATGTCAAATTGGAAGTCGATTTTCAGTATCGGTCTCGAACAGGTGTATTATTGAAAAAAATGTTATAATTGGACCTAATGTTTATATAGCGGATTGTGAACATAATTATAAAAATGTAGGTATGCCTATTATGAATCAAGGAATTACATCTTTAAAAAATGAAGTTGTTATAGGTGAAAATTCATGGATAGGAATAAATGCAACTATAATTGGAAATGTTCGTATAGGTAAGGGATGTGTAGTAGGAGCTAACAGTTATGTGACTAGAAGTATTCCGGATTATTCAGTTGTTGGAGGAAGTCCGGCAAAAATTTTAAAGATGTATGATACTGTTACACAAGAATGGATTAGAGTCAGGAATAAATATGATGTAGAAAGAATCATAAACAATAGAAAAAAACAGCCATTAATATCTATATCTATACCAACATTTAATAGAGGAAAAGAATTAGAGAAGTGCTTACATTCTATATTTAAGCAAATTGGAAATGATGGATTATTTGAAGTTTTAATTTCTAATAATAATTCGGAGGATAACACAGAAGAAATTGTTAAAAAATATGAATTATTGTATGATAATATAACTTATAATAAAAATATAGATAATATTGGTGGAGATAATAATATTGCATTAGTAACTAAAAAAGCTAAGGGTAAATATATTATGTTACACGGAGATGATGATTATTTTAAAGATGATACTATATATAAACTTGTAAACATTATAAATAATAATCAAGAAAAATCTTTATTTTTTATAAATGTTCTTAGTTGTGATAATAAAGTTGAAGATTGTGATGGAATAAATGAATTTTTAAAGAAAACATCTATAAATTCAGGATTTATTTCATCAATAATAATGAAAAGACAAGAATATGAAAAAGTAAAAGAGCCATTTAAATTTATAGATAGTGGTTTTAATCAAATATACTTACAATATATGATATTGTTAAAAAACCCTAAATGCTTAATTATAAATAGCCCTATTTTTACATATGAAGGTAATAAACCTCAAGGGTATAATTTCGGGAAGGTTTTTATAAAAAACTATTTAGATATTTTAAATTATATTAAAGATTATGGATTGAATGAAGAAGTTATAAAAGAAGAAAAACTAAAAATAATACAATCAACTATATTGCCATGGTATAAAAATATAATTGAAAATAAAATAGATATTGATATAAGTGGATTTTATCAGTATTTTTATGAATATTATAAAGATGAATCTTATTTTGAACAAGTTTCTAATATAATTGAGGAAATAAAAAGAAAATCGGAGCTTTAA